The DNA sequence GTCAACCTTTTCTTCTACTTTTTCCCTACCAACATCAACCTACGCATCTACAACTTCTCTTGCACCAGGAGCAACTCGAGTTGTTAACACTTCAACAACACCTTCAAGCAGTAAAGACACACCTGCTTTTTCTGGTGGTGGCGATGATTTAGAAGTAAACAAAAAAAACCTTAAAAGTGAAGTCAAGGTAGATGATAAGAATGAAGAAGATGACCCTCCAGCCCTGCCCACTGTTACTATAGTGAGAAGTATTGATGTGTCTGTTGTTACTCTTGATATAACTGTTAAGGGCGAAATAACTGGGTTGATAATTAATGAAAAATTACCATCTGGCTATAAAATAACCTCAGCGACTCCTAACTATTCAAAAGTGAGCAATACATCTTATCAATGGCTTTTGTTCGGAAGATCTGTTTCTGAGGATAAAATTATCTATCAGGTTAGTGGCTCAGATGGTGGGGGTATATCTGGAAATTATAGTTCAACAAGGGGTAGTGGGTCTATAATAGGGCAGAAAAATTTGCCATAATATTCTCTTTCTACCTACCCACTATGCCCTCCTGACGCCCCAAATTTGTCTTCCTGAACTTGTTTCAGGATCTCTAATGTAACCCACGCTGGTAGCAAGAAAAACGAGATTCCGGATCAAGTCCGGAATGACATATAGGGGGAGTTCTCATCTTTTATCCTTACTATAGTTACGTCTTCCGTTATTCCTCGCCTGCATAAAGCCCCTCCTACGCCAAGGTATACCTGCCGAAGCTTGTATTTTAGCGTAGGTTGGCTTCGGCGGGTAAAGCTCGCAAGATAAACTACAAAAGACGGAATGGGGGCATTACATTTATTTCTGGAAAAAAACTAAAAAAAAAGGTAGAATGATATTATGGAACTTGAAAGGGCAGATGAATTTGTTCTTAAAATAGGGGATAAACGTTACAGAGCAATCTTTAAAAGTAAAACTCCGGGCAGGGAGTTTGTATTCCAACTTTTGGTAAAGACAAAAATAACCGAAAAAGTTGTAGGAGACCTTCTCTTTAAAGATTACGACAACGTTAGATATTTTTCAAAGGGGTGCTTCTATTTTCCTGTACCTGACCTTGCTATATTCTGTCCTGATTCAGGTTTTGAAATTGATAGGCGTGGTTTTGAAAGGTTAAAGACAGAAGAGATTACAGGTTTTCTTATAGATGTTAGGAACATAGAAAAGAAGATGGCAATTTCTGCTTTTGACCTTTCAGAAAAGGGAACTAAAATTGCCACATACTACTCACTCCCAGTAAAAAAACATAAATATATTATAGAACTTCAACTTGACCCTAACGTTTTTCCTTTTTTTAATCTTTCACTGGGGAACGCTATTTTTTCCGCTTATTGTGAGGTGTCCAATATTCAGGTTGGCAAAGATAATGAGGTTTTTTATGGTCTTAATTTTACTAAAATTCCTCCAGAAAGCGAACATCTCTTAAAAATATTTTTAAGAGAATACGAGAAGATAGTGGAAGATAAAAATTTTGATGCTTTAAAAGAAAGTTCTGCCTATAAAGATGTATCTACAACTTTGTCGGAACCTATTATTAGCGAAATCCCTGCTCAAGATAAAGAAGAAAAAAAATATA is a window from the bacterium genome containing:
- a CDS encoding copper amine oxidase N-terminal domain-containing protein; this encodes MELERADEFVLKIGDKRYRAIFKSKTPGREFVFQLLVKTKITEKVVGDLLFKDYDNVRYFSKGCFYFPVPDLAIFCPDSGFEIDRRGFERLKTEEITGFLIDVRNIEKKMAISAFDLSEKGTKIATYYSLPVKKHKYIIELQLDPNVFPFFNLSLGNAIFSAYCEVSNIQVGKDNEVFYGLNFTKIPPESEHLLKIFLREYEKIVEDKNFDALKESSAYKDVSTTLSEPIISEIPAQDKEEKKYKGTINTADIKPLQPISTNQVANEELPMPHFSWLVVKSKQVVLVSVLSFLIIYMSLFFYQYLILKGLKKEVAGTPNVVSAVSEKEEVEEKVLEQPEVETPLVATNITNAKNVEVIPFIPSVKPAGLTSENFVEVLKENKLPIYSIDGVEYVSLRSVLKLFMYEGKLEKNSRSVTIPYNDTKIILNFPLSQMVIKNEIINMMYPIKMISDEVFVSVDVMEEALILAQ